A portion of the Haemophilus influenzae genome contains these proteins:
- the rplU gene encoding 50S ribosomal protein L21, with the protein MYAVFQSGGKQHRVSEGQVVRLEKLELATGETVEFDSVLMVVNGEDVKIGAPVVAGAKVVAEVVAQGRGEKVKIVKFRRRKHSRKQQGHRQWFTEVKITGIQA; encoded by the coding sequence ATGTACGCAGTTTTCCAAAGTGGCGGTAAACAACACCGTGTGAGCGAAGGTCAAGTTGTTCGTTTAGAAAAACTTGAACTTGCAACTGGCGAAACAGTTGAGTTCGATTCTGTGTTGATGGTCGTTAATGGTGAAGATGTTAAAATTGGTGCACCAGTAGTTGCTGGCGCAAAAGTAGTGGCTGAAGTTGTTGCACAAGGTCGTGGCGAGAAAGTTAAAATCGTTAAATTCCGTCGTCGTAAACACAGCCGTAAACAACAAGGTCATCGTCAGTGGTTCACAGAAGTGAAAATCACTGGGATTCAAGCATAA
- a CDS encoding epoxyqueuosine reductase QueH — MNTELQPKLEISAVNFQAKPRKQKIRKDPNAPFIREKLELPDGHNKLLLHSCCAPCSGEVMEAILASGIEFTIYFYNPNIHPLKEYLIRKEENIRFAKKFGIPFIDADYDRQNWFDRAKGMEWEPERGIRCTMCFDMRFEKTAEYAHKHGFPVFTSCLGISRWKDMNQINGCGHRAAEKYDDVVYWDYNWRKEGGSQRMIEISKRERFYQQEYCGCVYSLRDSNKWREDTGRQKIEIGKLYYSAD; from the coding sequence ATGAATACAGAACTTCAACCTAAACTAGAAATAAGTGCGGTCAATTTTCAAGCTAAACCGCGAAAACAAAAAATCCGTAAGGATCCTAACGCACCTTTTATTCGTGAAAAACTTGAGTTGCCAGATGGACACAATAAGCTCCTTTTGCATTCTTGTTGTGCGCCTTGCTCTGGCGAAGTGATGGAAGCAATTCTTGCATCAGGCATTGAATTTACAATTTATTTTTATAATCCAAACATTCATCCACTCAAAGAATATTTGATTCGTAAAGAAGAAAATATCCGTTTTGCAAAAAAATTTGGTATTCCATTTATTGATGCTGATTACGATCGTCAAAATTGGTTTGATCGTGCCAAAGGAATGGAGTGGGAGCCTGAAAGAGGCATTCGTTGTACTATGTGTTTTGATATGCGTTTTGAAAAAACGGCTGAATATGCACATAAACACGGTTTCCCTGTATTTACTAGTTGCTTGGGAATTTCTCGCTGGAAAGATATGAATCAAATCAATGGCTGTGGGCATCGTGCGGCGGAAAAATATGATGATGTTGTTTATTGGGATTATAACTGGCGCAAGGAAGGTGGTTCACAGCGTATGATTGAGATTAGTAAGCGTGAGCGATTCTATCAACAAGAATATTGCGGTTGTGTGTATTCTTTACGTGATAGTAATAAATGGCGAGAAGATACGGGTCGTCAAAAAATTGAAATCGGAAAATTATATTATAGTGCTGATTAA
- the cgtA gene encoding Obg family GTPase CgtA, translating to MKFIDESLIRIEAGDGGNGCVSFRREKFIPKGGPDGGDGGDGGDVYLQADENLNTLIDYRFNKRFAAERGENGRSSDCTGRCGKDIILPVPVGTRAIDNDTKETLGDLTQHGQKMLVAKGGYHGLGNTRFKSSVNRAPRQKTMGTPGEKRDLLLELMLLADVGMLGLPNAGKSTFIRAVSAAKPKVADYPFTTLVPSLGVVKVDDSHSFVVADIPGLIEGAADGAGLGIRFLKHLERCRVLIHLVDIAPIDGSNPADNVAIIESELFQYSEKLSEKPRWLVFNKIDTISDEEAEERAREIAEQLGWEEDYYLISAATGKNVPPLCRDIMDFIIANPREAETQQVTPEEVKFKWEDYHQEQLAEHQFDDDEDWDDDWTEEDDEGIEFIYKP from the coding sequence ATGAAATTTATTGATGAATCCCTTATTAGAATTGAGGCTGGGGATGGTGGCAACGGTTGCGTAAGTTTCCGTCGAGAAAAATTTATTCCGAAAGGTGGCCCTGATGGTGGCGACGGTGGCGATGGTGGCGATGTCTATTTACAAGCCGATGAAAACCTCAATACCTTAATTGACTACCGTTTTAATAAACGCTTTGCGGCAGAGCGTGGAGAGAATGGACGGAGTTCAGATTGTACAGGACGTTGCGGTAAAGATATTATTTTACCTGTTCCCGTAGGAACTCGTGCTATTGATAACGACACCAAGGAAACCTTGGGAGATTTAACCCAACACGGTCAAAAAATGTTGGTAGCCAAAGGTGGTTATCACGGTTTAGGGAATACCCGTTTCAAATCATCGGTAAACCGTGCACCGCGTCAAAAAACAATGGGAACACCAGGCGAAAAACGCGATTTATTATTGGAATTAATGCTACTTGCTGATGTAGGAATGCTCGGTTTACCTAATGCGGGCAAATCCACTTTTATTCGTGCCGTTTCAGCAGCCAAACCAAAAGTTGCAGATTATCCATTTACTACCTTAGTACCAAGTCTCGGTGTTGTGAAAGTAGATGACTCACACAGTTTCGTAGTGGCAGATATTCCTGGATTAATTGAGGGCGCAGCAGATGGTGCTGGGCTAGGAATTCGCTTTTTAAAACATTTAGAACGTTGTAGAGTGCTTATTCATTTAGTCGATATTGCGCCAATTGATGGCTCTAATCCAGCAGATAATGTGGCTATTATTGAATCTGAACTTTTCCAATACAGTGAAAAATTATCAGAAAAACCACGCTGGTTAGTATTCAATAAAATTGACACGATAAGCGACGAAGAAGCTGAAGAGCGAGCCAGAGAAATTGCTGAACAATTAGGTTGGGAAGAAGACTATTACCTGATTTCAGCGGCAACAGGGAAAAATGTTCCACCACTTTGTCGTGATATTATGGACTTTATCATAGCGAATCCACGCGAAGCTGAAACACAACAAGTTACACCTGAAGAAGTAAAATTCAAATGGGAAGATTATCATCAGGAACAACTAGCTGAGCATCAATTTGATGATGACGAAGATTGGGATGATGATTGGACCGAAGAAGATGATGAAGGAATTGAGTTCATCTATAAACCTTAA
- the pepB gene encoding aminopeptidase PepB: MQITLSNSLANDAWGKNAILSFDSNKATIHLKNNEKTDRTLVQQVARKLRGQGIKDVELVGEGWDLEFCWAFYQGFYTAKQDYAIEFPHLDDEPQDELLARIECGDFVRGIINEPAQSLTPVKLAERAAEFILNQADIYNEKSAVSFKIISGEELEQQGYYGIWTVGKGSANLPAMLQLDFNPTQDPNAPVLACLVGKGITFDSGGYSIKPSDGMSTMRTDMGGAALLTGALGFAIARGLNQRVKLYLCCAENLVSNNAFKLGDIITYKNGVSAEVLNTDAEGRLVLADGLIEADSQNPDFIIDCATLTGAAKVAVGNDYHSVLSMDDELVKNLFQSAQAENEPFWRLPFEDFHRSQINSSFADIANIGSVPVGAGASTATAFLSYFVKNYKQNWLHIDCSATYRKSGSDLWAVGATGIGVQTLANLMLSRSLK; this comes from the coding sequence ATGCAAATTACACTTTCAAATAGCTTAGCGAATGACGCTTGGGGAAAAAATGCTATTTTGAGCTTTGACTCTAATAAAGCTACGATTCATTTAAAAAATAATGAAAAAACTGACCGCACTTTAGTTCAACAAGTTGCTCGTAAATTGCGTGGGCAGGGGATTAAAGATGTGGAATTAGTCGGTGAAGGATGGGATTTAGAATTTTGCTGGGCGTTTTATCAAGGTTTTTATACCGCAAAACAAGATTACGCGATTGAGTTTCCACATTTAGATGATGAACCGCAAGATGAATTGTTAGCGCGTATTGAATGTGGCGATTTTGTGCGTGGAATTATTAATGAACCAGCACAAAGTTTAACGCCAGTTAAATTAGCGGAGCGTGCGGCTGAATTTATCTTAAACCAAGCGGACATTTATAATGAAAAAAGTGCGGTAAGTTTTAAGATTATTTCTGGCGAGGAACTTGAGCAACAAGGTTATTACGGAATTTGGACAGTAGGGAAAGGCTCTGCTAACTTGCCCGCTATGTTGCAACTTGATTTTAATCCAACACAAGATCCGAATGCGCCCGTGTTAGCTTGTTTAGTTGGCAAGGGGATTACCTTTGACAGTGGCGGCTACAGCATTAAACCAAGTGACGGAATGAGTACAATGCGAACTGATATGGGCGGGGCAGCATTATTAACAGGGGCTTTAGGTTTCGCTATCGCTCGTGGATTAAATCAACGTGTTAAATTGTATTTATGTTGTGCAGAGAATTTGGTAAGCAATAATGCCTTTAAGCTAGGCGATATTATTACTTATAAAAATGGCGTGAGCGCAGAAGTGCTGAATACTGATGCGGAAGGTCGTTTGGTGTTAGCTGATGGATTAATTGAAGCGGATAGTCAAAATCCAGATTTTATTATTGATTGCGCGACTTTAACTGGCGCAGCAAAAGTGGCTGTAGGAAACGACTATCATTCTGTATTATCTATGGATGATGAACTTGTGAAAAATCTTTTCCAATCCGCACAAGCAGAAAATGAACCTTTCTGGCGTTTACCATTTGAAGATTTTCATCGTTCACAAATTAATTCATCTTTTGCCGATATTGCTAATATTGGTTCGGTTCCAGTTGGAGCTGGGGCAAGCACAGCAACGGCATTTTTATCGTATTTTGTAAAAAATTATAAACAAAATTGGTTGCATATTGATTGCTCCGCGACTTATCGTAAATCTGGTAGTGATTTATGGGCTGTTGGGGCAACAGGAATTGGTGTGCAAACTTTAGCAAATTTAATGTTATCAAGATCATTGAAGTAA
- a CDS encoding DMT family transporter, which yields MKQQPLLGFTFALIAAMAWGSLPIALKQVLSVMNAQTIVWYRFIIAAVSLLALLAYKKQLPELMKVRQYAWIMLIGVIGLTGNFLLFSSSLNYIEPSVAQIFIHLSSFGMLICGVLIFKEKLGLHQKLGLFLLLIGLSLFFNDRFAVFSGLNKYSTGVILSIGGALIWVAYGMAQKLMLRKFNSQQILLMMYLGCAIVFMPMAEFSQVQELTPLALICFIYCCLNTLIGYGSYAEALNRWDVSKVSVVITLVPLFTILFSHIAHYFSPVDFAAPELNNISYIGAFVVVCGAILSAIGHKLLPHRTH from the coding sequence ATGAAACAACAACCTTTACTAGGCTTTACCTTTGCACTTATTGCTGCAATGGCTTGGGGGTCATTGCCTATTGCTTTGAAACAAGTTTTGTCTGTAATGAATGCGCAAACTATCGTATGGTATCGTTTCATTATTGCTGCAGTTTCATTATTGGCTTTACTTGCTTATAAAAAACAATTACCTGAATTAATGAAAGTTCGCCAATATGCGTGGATTATGCTTATTGGAGTAATTGGTCTTACCGGCAATTTTCTATTATTTAGTAGCTCGCTGAATTACATTGAACCGTCAGTTGCACAAATTTTTATTCATTTATCCTCTTTTGGAATGCTCATCTGCGGTGTACTGATCTTCAAAGAAAAATTAGGGTTACACCAAAAGCTCGGGCTTTTCTTATTGTTAATTGGTCTAAGTTTATTCTTTAATGATCGTTTTGCTGTATTTTCTGGACTAAATAAGTATTCAACAGGTGTCATTTTAAGTATAGGGGGCGCTCTTATTTGGGTCGCTTATGGAATGGCGCAAAAATTAATGTTACGTAAATTTAATTCACAACAAATCTTGCTAATGATGTATTTAGGTTGTGCCATAGTCTTTATGCCGATGGCTGAATTCTCGCAAGTGCAAGAACTCACACCTTTAGCTCTGATTTGTTTTATTTACTGCTGTTTAAATACCTTAATTGGATACGGCTCTTATGCGGAAGCTCTTAATCGTTGGGATGTATCAAAAGTCAGCGTTGTTATCACTCTTGTACCTCTTTTCACAATCCTATTTTCCCATATTGCCCATTATTTTAGCCCAGTAGATTTTGCAGCCCCAGAATTGAATAATATTAGCTATATTGGCGCATTTGTTGTAGTATGCGGGGCAATTTTATCCGCAATTGGACATAAATTATTACCGCATAGAACTCATTAA
- the rpmA gene encoding 50S ribosomal protein L27 encodes MATKKAGGSTRNGRDSEAKRLGVKRFGGESVLAGSIIVRQRGTKFHAGNNVGMGRDHTLFATADGKVKFEVKGEKSRKYVSIVTE; translated from the coding sequence ATGGCAACTAAAAAAGCTGGTGGTTCAACTCGTAACGGTCGCGATTCTGAAGCTAAACGCCTTGGTGTTAAACGTTTCGGTGGCGAGTCTGTATTAGCAGGTAGTATTATTGTTCGCCAACGTGGTACTAAATTCCACGCAGGTAATAACGTAGGAATGGGAAGAGATCACACCTTATTCGCAACCGCAGATGGTAAAGTGAAATTTGAAGTAAAAGGCGAGAAAAGCCGTAAATACGTAAGTATTGTTACTGAATAA
- the ndk gene encoding nucleoside-diphosphate kinase, with the protein MTERTFSIIKPDAVKRNLIGAILTCFEQNGFEIIASKMVRLTREQAEGFYAEHQGKEFFAPLVEYMMSSPIVVSVLEKENAVKDYRTLIGTTNPETAAEGTIRKEFALNQRENSVHGSDSVESANREIAYFFTDSEIFEH; encoded by the coding sequence ATGACAGAAAGAACTTTTTCGATTATTAAACCTGATGCGGTAAAGCGTAATCTAATTGGGGCGATCTTAACTTGTTTTGAGCAAAATGGTTTTGAAATCATCGCTTCTAAAATGGTACGCTTAACTCGTGAGCAGGCTGAAGGCTTTTATGCAGAACACCAAGGCAAAGAATTTTTTGCGCCTTTAGTTGAATATATGATGTCTTCACCAATAGTGGTTTCTGTTCTTGAAAAAGAAAATGCAGTGAAAGATTACCGCACTTTGATTGGTACAACGAATCCAGAAACTGCAGCAGAAGGGACAATTCGTAAAGAGTTTGCATTAAATCAGCGTGAGAATTCGGTTCATGGTTCAGATAGTGTGGAAAGTGCAAATCGTGAAATTGCTTATTTCTTTACTGATTCTGAAATTTTTGAGCATTGA
- the ispB gene encoding octaprenyl diphosphate synthase — translation MKKQDLMSIDEIQKLADPDMQKVNQNILAQLNSDVPLIGQLGFYIVQGGGKRIRPLIAVLAARSLGFEGSNSITCATFVEFIHTASLLHDDVVDESDMRRGRATANAEFGNAASVLVGDFIYTRAFQLVAQLESLKILSIMADATNVLAEGEVQQLMNVNDPETSETNYMRVIYSKTARLFEVAGQAAAIVAGGTEAQEKALQDYGRYLGTAFQLVDDVLDYSANAQALGKNVGDDLAEGKPTLPLLHAMRHGNAQQAALIREAIEQGGKREAIDEVLAIMAEHKSLDYAMNRAKEEAQKAVDAIEILLESEYKQALISLAYLSVDRNY, via the coding sequence ATGAAGAAACAAGATCTTATGAGCATAGACGAGATCCAAAAACTTGCAGATCCCGATATGCAAAAAGTTAATCAAAATATTCTTGCTCAGCTTAATTCAGATGTACCGCTAATAGGACAGTTAGGTTTTTATATTGTTCAAGGTGGCGGTAAGCGGATACGCCCGTTGATCGCAGTGCTTGCAGCTCGATCTTTAGGGTTCGAAGGATCTAATTCAATTACTTGTGCTACTTTTGTTGAATTTATTCATACCGCTTCTTTATTACACGATGATGTAGTAGATGAATCTGATATGCGTCGTGGGCGTGCTACGGCGAATGCTGAATTTGGCAATGCGGCGAGTGTGTTGGTAGGCGATTTTATTTATACGCGTGCATTTCAATTAGTTGCACAATTAGAATCATTGAAAATTTTAAGTATTATGGCGGATGCGACTAACGTTTTAGCGGAAGGCGAAGTTCAGCAGCTAATGAATGTTAATGATCCTGAAACGAGCGAAACTAATTATATGCGTGTAATTTATAGCAAAACTGCTCGTTTGTTTGAAGTGGCTGGTCAGGCTGCGGCAATTGTGGCAGGTGGGACTGAAGCTCAAGAAAAGGCTTTACAAGATTATGGGCGTTATCTTGGCACTGCATTCCAGCTCGTGGATGATGTATTGGATTATAGTGCAAATGCGCAAGCTCTAGGTAAAAATGTAGGCGATGATTTAGCTGAAGGAAAACCAACCCTTCCTCTGCTACATGCTATGCGTCATGGTAATGCTCAACAGGCAGCTTTAATTCGCGAAGCGATTGAGCAAGGCGGTAAACGTGAAGCTATTGATGAAGTATTAGCTATTATGGCTGAGCATAAGTCTTTAGATTATGCGATGAATCGTGCAAAAGAAGAGGCTCAAAAAGCAGTGGATGCAATCGAAATTTTGCTAGAAAGTGAATACAAACAAGCCTTGATTTCATTGGCATATTTGTCTGTGGATAGAAATTATTAG